Proteins from a single region of Verrucosispora sp. NA02020:
- a CDS encoding FAD-dependent oxidoreductase translates to MSGDRVVVVGNGMAGARLASELRGRGGDLKVTVLGAEPHRAYNRIMLSTLLTGKISELDVELAEAAGRGVDVRTGVTVRAVDRAAREVRTDDGDRIRYDHLVLATGARAVVPPLPGLDAAHLPDRVVAFRTLDDCRRIIATARGARRALVLGGGLLGLEAARGLAARGLGVAVVHRVPYLMERQLDAVAATMLAGTLADLGVTTHLAVTPTALAADASGVRLELSDGRCLDADLLVLACGVRPETALAEAAGLAVDRGVRVDDRLRTGDPRVSAIGDCAQHGSAPTGLVAPAWAQARVVAHLLTGEDPSARYRPRPVVTRLKAAGIDLASMGDPTGGPGEELTFADPARGTYARLRIHDERLAGAILLGDNPSVGTVVQLFDRGQPVPADRRALLLGRSLGGAVAAPAASPALMPDAATVCQCNTVSKGALVACWRGGARTVDEVVARTRAGTGCGGCRDAVAGIVDWLSRSDPVEVGR, encoded by the coding sequence ATGAGCGGCGATCGGGTGGTCGTGGTCGGCAACGGGATGGCCGGTGCCCGGTTGGCGAGCGAGCTGCGCGGGCGGGGCGGGGACCTCAAGGTCACCGTGCTCGGCGCGGAGCCGCATCGGGCGTACAACCGGATCATGTTGTCGACGCTGCTCACCGGCAAGATCAGCGAGCTGGACGTGGAGTTGGCGGAGGCGGCCGGGCGGGGGGTCGACGTCCGCACCGGGGTCACCGTCCGGGCCGTCGACCGGGCCGCCCGGGAGGTACGCACCGACGACGGCGACCGGATCCGTTACGACCATCTGGTGCTCGCCACGGGTGCGCGGGCGGTCGTGCCGCCGTTGCCCGGTCTCGATGCGGCCCACCTGCCGGACCGGGTGGTCGCGTTCCGCACGCTGGACGACTGCCGACGCATCATCGCGACGGCCCGGGGTGCCCGGCGGGCGCTGGTGCTCGGGGGCGGGCTACTCGGCCTGGAGGCGGCCCGGGGGCTCGCCGCCCGGGGGCTCGGCGTCGCGGTGGTGCACCGGGTGCCGTACCTGATGGAGCGGCAGCTCGACGCCGTGGCCGCCACGATGCTGGCCGGTACGCTCGCCGACCTGGGGGTGACCACCCATCTGGCCGTCACGCCGACGGCGCTCGCGGCCGACGCCTCCGGGGTACGCCTGGAGCTGTCCGACGGCCGGTGCCTCGACGCCGACCTGCTGGTGCTCGCCTGCGGGGTACGCCCGGAGACCGCCCTGGCCGAGGCGGCCGGACTGGCGGTGGACCGGGGTGTGCGGGTCGACGACCGACTGCGGACCGGCGATCCACGGGTCTCGGCGATCGGCGACTGCGCGCAGCACGGCTCCGCGCCGACGGGGCTGGTGGCACCGGCCTGGGCGCAGGCCCGGGTGGTCGCACACCTGCTGACCGGCGAGGATCCGTCGGCCCGGTACCGGCCCCGGCCGGTGGTGACCCGGCTCAAGGCGGCCGGCATCGACCTAGCCTCGATGGGCGACCCGACCGGCGGCCCGGGCGAGGAGCTGACCTTCGCCGACCCGGCCCGTGGCACGTACGCCCGGTTGCGGATCCACGACGAGCGGCTGGCCGGCGCGATCCTGCTCGGCGACAACCCGTCGGTGGGCACCGTCGTCCAGTTGTTCGACCGGGGTCAACCGGTCCCCGCCGACCGACGGGCGCTGCTGCTGGGCCGGTCGCTCGGTGGTGCGGTCGCGGCTCCGGCCGCCTCCCCGGCGTTGATGCCGGACGCGGCCACGGTGTGTCAGTGCAACACGGTCAGCAAGGGCGCGCTGGTGGCCTGCTGGCGCGGCGGAGCCCGGACCGTCGACGAGGTCGTCGCCCGGACCAGGGCCGGGACCGGCTGCGGCGGTTGCCGCGACGCGGTCGCCGGCATCGTCGACTGGTTGTCCAGATCGGATCCGGTGGAGGTGGGACGATGA
- the nirB gene encoding nitrite reductase large subunit NirB, giving the protein MTGGNVVVIGNGMVGQRFVDAVRSRDPGGRWRVTVLAEETRPAYDRVRLSAFFDGADVDELNLHTPHDGVELRLGEAATGVDRARRVVSTATGEHPYDVLVLATGSSAFVPPVAGTDLPGVFVYRTLDDLAAIREHARGRRTGAVIGGGLLGLEAANALRLLGLATRVVEFAPRLMPVQVDTAGGAMLRRYVEELGVACHLGVATTALRPGPDGAVGGLELADGTLLDADVVVVAAGIRPRDEVARAAGLEVGPRGGVLVDDACRTSDERIYAVGECAAVQGTCYGLVAPGYAMAEVVADRLVGGEATFPGADTATKLKLLGVDVASFGDAHGTTPGCLDVTWTDPATRVYAKLVLSDDATTLLGGVLVGDASAYPTLRASVGGPLPAAPLALLAPEQAAGATAGALPASAQVCSCNAVTRGDVDAAIAGGCADVPALKACTRAGTSCGSCVPMLKQLLDAAGVVQSRALCEHFDVSRQELFDIVRVRGIRTFSRLIAEHGRGRGCDICKPVVASILASLGNGHILDGEQASLQDTNDHFLANLQRDGSYSVVPRIPGGEITPEKLIVIGEVARDFRLYTKITGGQRIDLFGARVDQLPQIWRRLVDAGFESGHAYGKALRTVKSCVGSTWCRYGVQDAVGLAVALELRYRGLRAPHKLKSAVSGCARECAEARSKDFGIIATETGWNLYVGGNGGFRPRHADLFATDLSTEALIRTIDRFLMYYVRTADRLQRTAVWIEAMEGGLDHLRSVIVDDSLGLCADLDAAMARHVTSYSDEWRDVLDDPDRLRRFTSFVNAPDVPDPSITFATERGQPVPVGGRPPAPDGRQPVTLGLPEVRR; this is encoded by the coding sequence ATGACCGGTGGCAACGTGGTCGTGATCGGCAACGGCATGGTCGGGCAACGGTTCGTCGACGCGGTGCGGTCACGCGACCCGGGGGGACGGTGGCGGGTCACCGTCCTCGCCGAGGAGACCCGACCCGCGTACGACCGGGTGCGGCTCTCCGCGTTCTTCGACGGGGCCGACGTGGACGAGTTGAACCTGCACACCCCGCACGACGGCGTCGAGTTGCGCCTCGGCGAGGCGGCCACCGGGGTGGACCGGGCCCGTCGGGTGGTGTCCACGGCGACCGGCGAGCACCCGTACGACGTGCTGGTCCTGGCCACCGGGTCGTCGGCGTTCGTGCCGCCGGTGGCGGGTACGGACCTGCCGGGGGTGTTCGTCTACCGGACGCTGGACGACCTCGCGGCGATCCGCGAGCACGCCCGGGGCCGACGCACCGGCGCGGTGATCGGCGGCGGTCTGCTCGGCCTGGAGGCGGCGAACGCGCTGCGCCTGCTCGGTCTGGCCACCCGCGTGGTGGAGTTCGCGCCCCGGCTGATGCCGGTGCAGGTCGACACCGCCGGTGGCGCGATGCTGCGCCGCTACGTCGAGGAGTTGGGGGTGGCCTGTCACCTGGGGGTGGCGACCACCGCGTTGCGACCCGGCCCGGACGGCGCGGTCGGCGGCCTGGAGCTGGCCGACGGCACGCTGCTCGACGCCGACGTGGTGGTGGTGGCCGCCGGCATCCGTCCCCGCGACGAGGTGGCCCGTGCGGCCGGACTGGAGGTCGGCCCGCGCGGTGGGGTGCTGGTCGACGACGCCTGCCGCACCTCCGACGAGCGGATCTACGCGGTCGGCGAGTGCGCGGCGGTGCAGGGCACCTGCTACGGCCTGGTCGCCCCCGGGTACGCGATGGCCGAGGTGGTGGCGGATCGGCTGGTCGGCGGGGAGGCCACCTTCCCGGGCGCGGACACCGCCACCAAGCTGAAGCTGCTCGGCGTCGACGTGGCCTCCTTCGGTGACGCGCACGGCACCACGCCGGGTTGCCTGGACGTGACCTGGACCGATCCGGCCACCCGGGTCTACGCCAAACTGGTGCTCTCCGACGACGCGACGACGCTTCTCGGCGGCGTGCTGGTGGGTGACGCGTCGGCGTACCCGACGTTGCGGGCCAGCGTCGGCGGGCCGTTGCCGGCCGCGCCGCTGGCGTTGCTCGCCCCGGAGCAGGCGGCGGGCGCGACGGCGGGCGCGCTGCCGGCGTCCGCCCAGGTCTGTTCCTGCAACGCGGTCACCCGGGGCGACGTCGACGCGGCGATCGCGGGCGGCTGCGCGGACGTGCCGGCGCTGAAGGCGTGCACCCGGGCCGGCACCAGTTGCGGTTCGTGCGTCCCGATGCTCAAACAGTTGCTCGACGCGGCCGGTGTGGTCCAGTCCCGGGCGTTGTGCGAGCACTTCGACGTCAGCCGGCAGGAGCTGTTCGACATCGTCCGGGTACGCGGCATCCGGACGTTCTCCCGGCTGATCGCCGAGCACGGCCGGGGGCGGGGCTGCGACATCTGCAAGCCGGTCGTCGCCTCGATCCTCGCCTCGCTCGGCAACGGGCACATCCTCGACGGCGAGCAGGCGTCGTTGCAGGACACCAACGACCACTTCCTGGCGAACCTGCAACGGGACGGCAGCTACTCGGTGGTGCCGCGGATCCCGGGCGGGGAGATCACCCCGGAGAAGCTGATCGTGATCGGTGAGGTGGCCCGCGACTTCCGGCTCTACACCAAGATCACCGGCGGGCAGCGGATCGACCTGTTCGGCGCCCGGGTCGACCAGTTGCCGCAGATCTGGCGTCGGCTGGTCGACGCCGGTTTCGAGTCCGGGCACGCGTACGGCAAGGCGCTGCGGACGGTGAAGTCCTGCGTCGGCTCCACCTGGTGCCGGTACGGGGTGCAGGACGCCGTCGGACTGGCCGTCGCCCTGGAGCTGCGGTACCGGGGACTCCGCGCGCCACATAAGCTCAAGTCGGCGGTCTCCGGCTGCGCCCGGGAATGCGCCGAGGCCCGCAGCAAAGACTTCGGCATCATCGCCACCGAGACCGGCTGGAACCTCTACGTCGGCGGCAACGGAGGCTTCCGGCCCCGGCACGCCGACCTGTTCGCCACCGACCTCTCCACCGAGGCGCTGATCAGGACGATCGACAGGTTCCTGATGTACTACGTCCGCACCGCAGACCGGCTGCAACGCACCGCCGTCTGGATCGAGGCGATGGAGGGCGGGCTCGACCACCTCCGCTCGGTGATCGTCGACGACTCGCTCGGCCTCTGCGCGGACCTGGACGCCGCGATGGCCCGACACGTCACGTCCTACTCGGACGAGTGGCGGGACGTGCTCGACGACCCGGACCGGCTGCGCCGCTTCACCTCCTTCGTGAACGCGCCGGACGTACCCGATCCGTCGATCACCTTCGCCACCGAACGCGGACAACCCGTCCCGGTCGGCGGCCGACCACCCGCACCCGACGGCCGCCAGCCGGTCACCCTCGGCCTGCCGGAGGTACGGCGATGA
- the nirD gene encoding nitrite reductase small subunit NirD, with product MSIATTLRWHVVCPLDRLDPDRGVAALVDGVQVAVFRTGDGLYAIDNRDPVAEAYVLSRGIVGSRQGVPTVASPLHKQVYDLRTGVCLDLPGVAVARHEIRCRNGMVEVRLRQEG from the coding sequence ATGAGCATCGCGACGACGCTGCGCTGGCACGTGGTCTGCCCGCTGGACCGGCTGGACCCGGACCGGGGCGTCGCCGCCCTCGTCGACGGGGTGCAGGTGGCGGTCTTCCGCACCGGAGACGGGTTGTACGCGATCGACAACCGCGACCCGGTCGCCGAGGCGTACGTGCTGTCCCGGGGCATCGTGGGCAGCCGGCAGGGCGTGCCGACGGTCGCCTCGCCGCTGCACAAGCAGGTGTACGACCTGCGCACGGGGGTTTGTCTCGACCTGCCCGGCGTCGCCGTGGCCCGGCACGAGATCCGTTGCCGGAACGGCATGGTCGAGGTGCGGCTGCGACAGGAGGGGTGA
- a CDS encoding uroporphyrinogen-III synthase — translation MGEELAGFTIGVTADRRRDELAALLQRRGARVVLAPALRIVPLADDTELREATRTCLDRPPDVLMANTGIGMRGWLEAAEGWGLAEPLRSVLGGAYVVARGPKARGAIRAAGLHDQWSPESESCDEVVDHLRRRGVAGQVIAMQLHGERQPECTRALEDAGATVIEIPVYRWAPPTDPAPLHRLVDLVASRLVDAVTFTSAPAAEALLRAAGDRTETVLEALRGDVLASCVGPVTAEPLVRRGVPVSAPSRARLGALVRTIVDELPRRTVTIKAAGHLLTLRGHAAVMDGDLRPLAPAPMAVLRALAQTPGRVLSRTALLRTLPRGADEHAVEMAVARLRAGLKAPRVVQTVVKRGYRLRVD, via the coding sequence ATGGGCGAGGAACTGGCCGGCTTCACCATCGGGGTGACCGCCGACCGACGGCGGGACGAACTCGCCGCGCTACTGCAACGGCGCGGTGCCCGGGTGGTGCTCGCTCCCGCCCTGCGGATCGTGCCGCTCGCCGACGACACCGAGTTGCGCGAGGCGACCCGTACCTGCCTCGACCGGCCACCGGACGTGTTGATGGCCAACACCGGGATCGGCATGCGCGGGTGGCTGGAGGCGGCCGAGGGCTGGGGCCTGGCCGAGCCGCTGCGCTCCGTGCTCGGCGGCGCGTACGTGGTGGCCCGGGGGCCGAAGGCCCGGGGGGCGATCCGCGCCGCCGGGCTGCACGACCAGTGGTCCCCGGAGTCGGAGAGCTGCGACGAGGTGGTGGACCACCTGCGTCGGCGGGGAGTCGCCGGGCAGGTGATCGCCATGCAGTTGCACGGCGAGCGGCAACCGGAGTGCACCCGCGCTCTGGAGGACGCCGGTGCCACGGTCATCGAGATCCCGGTCTACCGGTGGGCCCCGCCGACCGACCCGGCCCCGCTGCACCGGCTGGTCGACCTGGTGGCCAGCCGGTTGGTGGACGCGGTCACGTTCACCTCGGCACCGGCCGCGGAGGCGTTGCTGCGGGCCGCCGGTGACCGGACGGAGACGGTGCTGGAGGCCCTGCGCGGTGACGTGCTGGCCAGTTGCGTCGGCCCGGTCACCGCCGAGCCGCTGGTACGCCGGGGCGTGCCGGTGAGCGCGCCGAGCCGGGCGAGGTTGGGTGCGCTGGTCCGCACCATCGTCGACGAGTTGCCCCGCCGGACGGTCACCATCAAGGCCGCCGGACACCTGCTCACGTTGCGGGGCCACGCGGCGGTGATGGACGGTGACCTGAGACCGCTGGCCCCGGCACCGATGGCGGTGCTGCGGGCACTGGCCCAGACACCGGGTCGGGTGCTGTCGCGTACCGCCCTGCTGCGGACCCTGCCGCGTGGCGCCGACGAGCACGCGGTGGAGATGGCGGTGGCCCGGCTCCGGGCCGGGCTGAAGGCCCCCCGGGTGGTGCAGACGGTCGTCAAACGCGGGTACCGACTCCGGGTCGACTGA
- a CDS encoding ATP/GTP-binding protein, translating to MDFASYDPAGARQSRGIISAKIVVAGGFGVGKTTLVGAISEITPLTTEAVMTAAGVGIDDPSKVPGKETTTVAMDFGRITMAQDLILYLFGTPGQTRFWFMWDEIIRGAVGATVLVDTRRITDAFAPLDYFESRKLPYVVALNRFDGAQQYELEEVREALAISPDVPLVLTDARQRDSVKRVLMTVVEHAMARLQAEHDRGFPTPVG from the coding sequence GTGGACTTCGCGAGCTATGACCCCGCCGGGGCCCGCCAGAGCCGGGGAATCATCTCCGCGAAGATCGTCGTCGCGGGTGGCTTCGGTGTCGGCAAGACCACGTTGGTCGGGGCGATCTCGGAGATCACACCGCTGACCACCGAGGCGGTGATGACCGCGGCGGGCGTCGGTATCGACGACCCGTCCAAGGTGCCGGGCAAGGAGACCACCACGGTCGCCATGGACTTCGGCCGTATCACCATGGCACAGGACCTGATCCTGTACCTCTTCGGCACACCTGGGCAGACCCGGTTCTGGTTCATGTGGGACGAGATCATTCGGGGCGCGGTGGGTGCCACGGTGCTGGTGGACACCCGCCGGATAACCGACGCGTTCGCTCCGCTCGACTACTTCGAGAGCCGCAAGCTGCCGTACGTGGTCGCGCTGAACCGGTTCGACGGCGCGCAGCAGTACGAACTGGAGGAGGTCCGCGAGGCGCTGGCCATCTCGCCGGACGTACCGCTGGTGCTGACCGACGCCCGGCAGCGGGACTCGGTCAAGCGGGTGCTGATGACCGTCGTCGAGCACGCCATGGCGCGGTTGCAGGCCGAACACGACCGGGGCTTTCCGACCCCGGTGGGCTGA
- a CDS encoding DUF742 domain-containing protein, which translates to MEQHRRDPRGALVRPYAVTRGRTEPRQDIALEAVLVASPTQIAESRFAGHDKHRIAMVCESRPESLAEIAAYTRLPLGVARVLVADMVAEGLLTLQTAAPATGFEERMEMLGRVLSGLREL; encoded by the coding sequence ATGGAGCAACACCGACGTGACCCGCGTGGTGCACTGGTGCGGCCGTACGCGGTCACCCGGGGACGGACCGAGCCGCGGCAGGACATCGCCTTGGAAGCGGTGCTGGTCGCCAGCCCCACCCAGATCGCCGAGTCGCGGTTTGCCGGGCATGACAAGCATCGCATCGCCATGGTCTGCGAGAGCCGGCCCGAATCGCTGGCGGAAATCGCCGCGTACACCCGGCTACCGCTGGGTGTCGCCCGGGTGTTGGTCGCCGACATGGTGGCCGAGGGCCTGTTGACGCTACAGACGGCCGCTCCCGCCACAGGTTTCGAGGAGCGGATGGAAATGCTGGGAAGGGTGCTGAGTGGACTTCGCGAGCTATGA
- a CDS encoding roadblock/LC7 domain-containing protein encodes MNRPAAMQDMGWLLTNFADSVAGIAHVVAVSADGLLLASSRDLPGDRADQLAAITSGVVSLTEGAARMFSAGGVLQTVIEMDSGYLFLMSISDGSSMAVLAARSCDVGQVGYEMALLVERVGAALVPLPRDAVRS; translated from the coding sequence ATGAACAGGCCAGCGGCCATGCAGGACATGGGTTGGCTGCTCACCAACTTCGCCGACAGCGTGGCGGGTATCGCCCACGTGGTGGCGGTGTCCGCCGACGGACTGCTACTCGCTTCCTCCCGTGACCTGCCGGGGGACCGGGCGGACCAGCTCGCCGCGATCACCTCCGGCGTGGTGAGCCTGACCGAGGGCGCCGCGCGGATGTTCAGTGCCGGCGGGGTGCTGCAGACGGTCATCGAGATGGACAGCGGCTACCTGTTCCTGATGTCGATCAGCGACGGGTCGTCGATGGCCGTGCTCGCGGCGCGAAGCTGCGACGTCGGGCAGGTGGGCTACGAGATGGCACTGCTGGTCGAGCGGGTCGGCGCGGCGCTGGTGCCGCTGCCCCGGGACGCGGTGCGGTCATAA
- a CDS encoding sensor histidine kinase produces MSTGPTTLPASGDAVPKAPRRLFRLRDARIRSKLALILVVPVAAVIALATVRLVSVGEGAYDATQARSLTALSINISALTNDLHAERMAAAAYLAQPQPQADAYNLRVRQTQQRIEAYRAERSKVGEVPSAVGDRLRTIDTHLDTLDGTRQEVLDRSQMEVAEAALRYGVVLSDLVAYGDGLAQLPGEERLADTRRAVAAFARAKAAVAEEESIAFTALTRGRLDNEQFSAFVATLTGQQEALLAFSLAADPAQRALVESTVSGDAVVLADRIATDISRSVGNRSPVSAQDATAAIGAVNELMRWAEIELQNQLLAQAEQARTDVIRQAIVESTLVLLTLIIAVTLAVVLARSLNHSLRRLREGALSVANHDLPEAVRRLQGMGNVSDGSVDEIVREVRDPIQLNNRDEVGQVALAFNVVHREAVRVAAEQAALRTSVSAMFLNLARRSQTLVDRMIGELDAIERGEEDPKRLAQLFELDHLATRMRRNDENLLVLAGADSAVPRRDDALLVDVLRAAQSEVELYNRIEFGTVDTDVSVAAHAVNDVVRLVAELLDNATRFSPPNTTVVADGRRIRDYVLIQIEDRGLGLSDEQLDSLNRRLAAPSTVDVAAFRLMGLAVVSRLAARYSIRVELRRNVEGGTVAQITLPASTVILPSLRGRDQITRPRQPLAVEQTPTPPAPSEPLTGTGRTNLATLTERWRDTTPSSAPWPTANPAPTPEPPAPPARTAPPAFAGGFNAGTPTVAQPSLDPLPQRSAPPAARPDPVLPAGPVAGAPMSAPTAFGVGATPQTDTPFRGLGASLAATAPQATAPITAPPEPQAEAPIFREMEAVWFRSHGNDATAIFSRPQFDEPPQPAAGPPAPAVEPTRGRSPLPTRTPGAAAAAQPAPPPAYQSSPAASTATTAATTPLPTVTPPAAPPPAAPPPATSATPPPAPSPAAPQASESDAWRTAADDGWTRASKAAEPTPAGTTRSGLPKRVPQQQLVPGGIEPRSGRERSRRTPDEVRGLLSAYHRGVQRGRTAGASQDSTSTKETSR; encoded by the coding sequence GTGAGCACCGGACCGACGACCCTGCCCGCCAGCGGTGACGCCGTGCCGAAGGCGCCTCGCCGCCTGTTCCGGCTGCGTGACGCCCGGATCCGGTCCAAGCTGGCGCTGATTCTGGTCGTGCCGGTCGCCGCGGTCATCGCGCTGGCCACCGTCCGTCTCGTCTCTGTCGGCGAGGGCGCCTACGACGCCACCCAGGCCCGATCGCTGACCGCACTGTCCATCAACATCTCCGCGCTCACTAACGACCTGCACGCCGAACGGATGGCGGCAGCGGCCTACCTGGCCCAGCCGCAGCCGCAGGCCGACGCGTACAACCTGCGGGTCCGGCAGACCCAGCAGCGGATCGAGGCGTACCGCGCGGAGCGGTCCAAGGTCGGTGAGGTGCCCAGCGCGGTCGGCGACCGCCTACGGACCATCGACACGCACCTGGACACGCTGGACGGCACCCGGCAGGAGGTGCTCGACCGTTCGCAGATGGAGGTCGCCGAGGCGGCCCTGCGGTACGGCGTGGTCCTGTCCGACCTGGTCGCCTACGGCGACGGCCTGGCCCAGTTGCCGGGTGAGGAGCGGTTGGCCGACACCCGCCGCGCGGTGGCCGCCTTCGCCCGCGCGAAGGCCGCCGTCGCCGAGGAGGAGTCGATCGCCTTCACGGCGCTGACCCGTGGCCGGCTGGACAACGAACAGTTCTCCGCGTTCGTGGCCACCCTGACCGGCCAGCAGGAGGCGCTGCTGGCCTTCTCGCTGGCCGCCGACCCGGCCCAGCGGGCCCTGGTCGAGAGCACCGTCTCGGGTGACGCGGTGGTGCTGGCCGACCGGATCGCCACCGACATCAGCCGCTCGGTGGGCAACCGTTCGCCGGTCAGCGCGCAGGACGCCACCGCGGCGATCGGCGCGGTCAACGAGCTGATGCGCTGGGCCGAGATCGAGCTTCAGAACCAGTTGCTCGCCCAGGCCGAGCAGGCACGGACGGACGTCATCCGGCAGGCCATCGTCGAGTCGACGCTGGTGCTGCTCACCCTGATCATCGCGGTGACGCTGGCCGTGGTGCTGGCCCGTTCGCTGAACCACTCGCTGCGCCGGCTGCGTGAGGGTGCGCTCTCGGTGGCCAACCACGACCTGCCCGAGGCGGTGCGCCGCCTCCAGGGCATGGGCAACGTCAGCGACGGCAGCGTCGACGAGATCGTCCGCGAGGTACGCGACCCGATCCAGCTCAACAACCGCGACGAGGTGGGACAGGTCGCCCTGGCCTTCAACGTCGTACACCGTGAGGCGGTCCGGGTCGCGGCCGAACAGGCGGCCCTGCGGACCAGCGTCTCGGCGATGTTCCTCAACCTGGCCCGGCGCAGTCAGACCCTGGTCGACCGGATGATCGGTGAACTCGACGCGATCGAACGTGGCGAGGAGGACCCGAAGCGGCTCGCCCAGCTCTTCGAGCTCGACCACCTCGCCACCCGGATGCGCCGCAACGACGAGAACCTGCTGGTGCTGGCCGGCGCGGACTCGGCCGTGCCGCGTCGCGACGACGCGTTGCTGGTGGACGTGCTGCGCGCCGCGCAGTCCGAGGTGGAGCTCTACAACCGGATCGAGTTCGGCACCGTCGACACCGACGTCTCGGTGGCCGCGCACGCGGTCAACGACGTCGTGCGGCTGGTGGCCGAGCTGCTCGACAACGCCACCCGCTTCTCGCCGCCGAACACCACCGTGGTCGCCGACGGCCGCCGCATCCGCGACTACGTGCTCATCCAGATCGAGGACCGGGGCCTCGGGCTGAGCGACGAGCAGCTCGACTCGCTCAACCGCCGGCTCGCCGCGCCGTCCACCGTCGACGTGGCCGCCTTCCGGCTGATGGGTCTCGCGGTGGTCAGCCGCCTCGCGGCCCGCTACAGCATCCGGGTCGAGCTGCGCCGCAACGTCGAGGGCGGCACCGTGGCGCAGATCACCCTGCCGGCCTCGACGGTGATCCTGCCGAGCCTGCGGGGCCGCGACCAGATCACCCGGCCGCGTCAGCCGCTCGCCGTCGAGCAGACCCCGACGCCGCCGGCCCCCAGTGAGCCGCTCACCGGCACCGGTCGCACCAACCTCGCCACGTTGACCGAGCGGTGGCGCGACACCACCCCCTCGTCGGCGCCGTGGCCGACCGCGAACCCGGCCCCGACCCCGGAGCCGCCGGCCCCGCCGGCCCGTACCGCACCGCCCGCCTTCGCCGGGGGGTTCAACGCCGGCACGCCGACGGTCGCCCAGCCGTCACTCGATCCGCTGCCGCAGCGGAGCGCACCGCCCGCCGCCCGGCCCGACCCGGTGCTGCCGGCCGGTCCGGTCGCCGGGGCACCGATGAGCGCACCGACCGCGTTCGGTGTGGGTGCGACCCCGCAGACCGACACCCCCTTCCGTGGCCTGGGCGCCAGCCTGGCCGCCACGGCACCACAGGCCACCGCGCCGATCACCGCCCCGCCGGAACCCCAGGCCGAGGCGCCGATCTTCCGCGAGATGGAGGCGGTCTGGTTCCGTTCGCACGGCAACGACGCCACCGCCATCTTCAGCCGACCGCAGTTCGACGAGCCGCCGCAGCCGGCTGCCGGCCCACCCGCGCCGGCCGTCGAGCCGACTCGGGGACGGAGCCCGTTGCCCACACGTACACCCGGGGCGGCTGCCGCCGCGCAGCCCGCGCCGCCACCCGCGTACCAGTCGTCACCGGCCGCGTCGACCGCGACGACCGCCGCGACCACGCCACTGCCCACGGTGACTCCGCCCGCCGCGCCACCACCGGCGGCACCGCCACCGGCCACCTCGGCCACGCCGCCCCCGGCGCCGTCGCCGGCGGCCCCGCAGGCCTCGGAGTCCGACGCCTGGCGGACCGCGGCCGACGACGGCTGGACGCGGGCCAGCAAGGCGGCCGAGCCGACCCCGGCCGGCACCACCCGGTCCGGACTGCCCAAGCGGGTGCCGCAGCAGCAGCTCGTCCCCGGTGGGATCGAGCCCCGCAGCGGACGTGAGCGCAGCCGCCGTACGCCGGACGAAGTACGCGGTCTGCTCTCGGCCTACCACCGTGGCGTGCAGCGCGGACGGACGGCCGGAGCGAGCCAGGACAGCACCTCGACCAAGGAGACGAGCCGATGA